The genome window GGCGAGACGGAGCGCCTCATCTCCAAGAGCCGCAACGCGCCGTACCTGCCGGACCTCCAGTTCCGGCTGGCCGAGCTCTACGTGGAGAAGAGCCGCTACGTCTATTACCTCCAGGCCGAGTCCCGGCCGGAGGGCGCGTCCGGGGCCATCGTCTCTCCCGAGACGCGGCTGATGAAGCAGAAGGCCGTGCAGATGTACTACCGGTTGCTGCGCGAGTACCCGGACTTCAAGGACGGCGACCAGGTGACGTTCTACCTGGCGCACGAGCAGCGCGAGCTGGGCCAGTTCGACGAGATGCTCAAGACGCTCGGCGACCTGACGCGCAAGTTCCCCAACAGCCCGCTGCGGCTGGAGGCGGAGCAGATCCTCGGCGACCACTTCTTCGACAAGGCGGACCTCGTCGAGGCGGAGAAGCACTACCAGGCGATTCTCGAGGCCCCGCCCTCGCCGGTGCACGACCTGGCCCGCTACAAGATGGGCTGGATTCGCGTCAACCAGGCCAAGCACGCCGAGGCCGTGACGTTCTTCGAGGCCGCCGCCGCCAGCGCGCCGCTGCCGGGCGTGGACGTGAAGAAGGCGCTCAACGTCAAGCGCGAGGCGCTGCTGGACCTCGTCTACAGCTACACCGAGGCCCGGCCCGCGAAGGGCGCGCTGAACTACTTCGAGAAGCTGAGCGACAGCCGCGCCACCTACGCGCTGGCGCTGGACAAGCTGGGCAACCGCTACTTCATCAAGCAGCAGTACGAGTGGGCCATTCCCGCGCTGCGCAAGCTGATGGAAATCCAGCACGACCCCGAGCTGGACCTGGAGCGCGGCCAGAAGCTCTATGACGCCCTCAAGGCGTCCAAGGGCAAGGTGCTGCCGGAGCCGGAGGACCTGCGCTTCCTGGTGCGCGCGGCGGTGCAGAGCAAGAAGGACCCGGAGCTGGCCGAGGCGGACCGCAAGAAGCACCTGGTGGAGCTGGAGGAGATGGCGCGAGACCTCTCCACGCAGCTGCACCTGGCGGCACAGAAGAAGGACGAGAAGGACCTCTACCTGCGCACGGCCGCGGCCTACGAGGCGTACCTGGGCCTGTTCCGTCCCGACAAGTACGTGCGCCCCCTCATGAAGAACCGCGCGGACGCGCTGTTCTCCGCCAATGCCTTCCCGGAGGCCGCGCGCCAGTTCGAGGAGCTGGCCCGCTACGAGGCCAAGGCGAAGGACGCCAAGGGCGAGGAGGAGGCCCTCAACGCCGCGCTGCTGGCGCACTTCTCCACGCTCAAGCCGGAGGAGGCGCTCAAGCGCAATGCCTTCGAGGTGGCGGACGCGCGCCAGGCGATGAAGCTGCTGGGCGCCGAGTTCGTGTCGCGCTACCCGAAGAGCGACAACGCGCTCAACGTGAAGTTCAACATCGCCCGCGCCTACTACGAGGACGGCGAGTACCCGAAGGCCGCGGAGCTGTTCACCGCCTTCGCGGTGGGCCACCCGCAGCACAAGGAGGCCCCCGTCGCGGGCAACCTGGCGCTGGACAGCCTCCGGCAGCTCAACGACTTCAAGGGCCTGGACGAGACGGGGAAGAAGCTCCTCGCCGCGCCGCTGCCGCAGGCCTTCCGCGCGGACGTGCAGAAAATCCTGACGCAGAGCCGCGCCGAGGCGCTCGACGAGCTGGCGCTGCAGAGCGCCCAGGAGACGGGCGACGTCATCCAGGGCCTCGTGAAGGTCGCGGACGAGAACAAGAACACCGACATCGGCGAGAAGGCCCTGTATGGCGCCTTCACCGCCGCGCGTGAGAAGCGCGACCTGCAGGCCGAGCGCGAGCTGGGCGCGAAGCTGGCGCAGGACTACCCGAAGAGCCAGTACCTGTCGGACGTGCTCCTGACGCTGGGCCGGCACGCGGCGGAGGCCGCGTCGTTCGGCGAGGCGGCGGGCTGGTTCGAGCAGGTGGGCCAGAAGCTGGGCGGCGACTTCGCCGCGGTGGACGGCTGGCTGGCCGGCGCGCGGCTGCGCATGGCGCTGGGAGAGTACAAGGAAGCGGCCCGCAACCTGGAGGCCGCGGCGGAGGTGTCCGGCGCGCGCAAGGCCGAGGTGCTGGTGCTGCTGGCCGAGACGCGGCTGAAGCAGAAGGACTACGCCCGCGCGAAGACGGCGGCGGAGTCCGCGCTGAAGCTGGACTCGGGCAGCGCGGGTGCGGCGGCGGTGCTGGCGCAGGTGCAGGCCGCCACCGTCCCCACCGCTTCCGCCGACGCGCTCATCGCCACCCTCACCAAGGCGGTGCAGGGCCCCAACGGGCAGACGGAGGAGGCCGCCAAGGGCCTGTGGTACCTCGGCGAAATCCTCTACCGCGGCTACAAGGACCTGCCGGCCGACAAGGTCGAGGAGAAGGTCGCCGCGCTGCAGAGCCTGGAGGGCATCTACACGCAGGCCGCCTCGCTGGGCTACCCCGAGTGGGCCGTGGCCTCGCTGTGGAAGCTGGCGCTGGCGTACGGGCACATCGCGGACGTGGTGGAGCAGACGCCGGTGCCGGCGGGCATGTCCGCCGCGGAGTCGCAGCAGTTCCGGGCGGCGGTGAAGGAGCAGGTCACGCCGCTGAAGCAGCGCTCTGAAGAAGCCTTCAAGGCGTGCCTGTCGCGCGCCGAGTCGCTGGAGGTCTTCAGCGCCGCGGTGCTGGGCTGCCGCACGCGCTCGGAGACGGCGGCGCTGCCGGTGCCGCAGCCGGCCGCCCCCACGCAGCCGGCCGCGCTGGAGGAGCTGCGCAAGAAGGCCGAGCGCACGCTCACCGCGGAGACGCTGGAGGCGCTGGGCCTGGCGTACCTGGAGGCGCGGCAGTTCGGCATGGCGCAGCTCACGCTGGGCCGTGTCACGGAGCTGCAGGACACGCGGGCCTCGGCGCACTCCGCGCTGGGCTGGGCGCTGCTCAACATGGGGGACGCCATGGGCGCGCGCGCCGCGTACGCCAAGGCGATGGACTCCGACCCCACCTTCGACAAGGCCCGCCTCAACCTGGCCGCGCTGCGCTGCCGCTTCGGCGACGTGGACGGGGCCCGCCGCGAGCTGGCCGTCCTCAAGGACGTCAACACCCTCACCGGCGCCGACGTGGACGGAGGGTGGAAGGCATGCAAGTGAGCGCGCGCACCCTCGCGCTCGGGGCCCTGCTCCTGGCTTCCAGCGCCTGCTCCCCCGAGGGCGGCGCGCTGGAGGGCAGCGTGGCCCCCCTGCTGGACCTCCGCTACGAGCGCGTGGAGGCCCAGTGGGCCCCGGGCGAGCTGGCCATCAACTTCGTCACCGCGCAGGGCTCGGGCATCAACACCGTGCTGAAGGTCAGCGCCCTGGTGGGGGACATGATTCCGGAGGGCTACACGGGCCCGCTGGACATCGACCTGGCGCAGGTCCTCGAGGACGGCGCGCAGCGGGGCGCCATCGGCCGCAGCGTGCTGGACGAGCCGGCACGGACCTTCCCCCAGCTGGAGCGCGGCGGCCTCCAGGTGGACGGCACGCCCGTCGAGGCCGGCAGCCGCATCACCGGCGACTTCCACGTCACCTTCGTCAACGGCACGGACGTCTACTCCGGCCGCACCATCTTCGGCAGCTTCGAGGCCACGGTCCAACAATGAAGCGCATCGTCCTGCTCACCCTGCCCCTCCTGGTCGCCTGCGGCCCGCGCTACGGCATGCGCGTGCCCGAGTCGCTGGAGAAGAAGCTCCCCTACGAGGCGCGCATCGAGCTGCTCGAGGCGGAGAACGACCTGGCGCTCGCCATCGACAAGGTGGACGAGGCCGACAACGAGAT of Pyxidicoccus xibeiensis contains these proteins:
- the bamD gene encoding outer membrane protein assembly factor BamD — its product is MTGHLTGLIAAALLAAAPGGPGRPGPGANPIVSKAKERDELIAKLKRDIFKVDRSIGETERLISKSRNAPYLPDLQFRLAELYVEKSRYVYYLQAESRPEGASGAIVSPETRLMKQKAVQMYYRLLREYPDFKDGDQVTFYLAHEQRELGQFDEMLKTLGDLTRKFPNSPLRLEAEQILGDHFFDKADLVEAEKHYQAILEAPPSPVHDLARYKMGWIRVNQAKHAEAVTFFEAAAASAPLPGVDVKKALNVKREALLDLVYSYTEARPAKGALNYFEKLSDSRATYALALDKLGNRYFIKQQYEWAIPALRKLMEIQHDPELDLERGQKLYDALKASKGKVLPEPEDLRFLVRAAVQSKKDPELAEADRKKHLVELEEMARDLSTQLHLAAQKKDEKDLYLRTAAAYEAYLGLFRPDKYVRPLMKNRADALFSANAFPEAARQFEELARYEAKAKDAKGEEEALNAALLAHFSTLKPEEALKRNAFEVADARQAMKLLGAEFVSRYPKSDNALNVKFNIARAYYEDGEYPKAAELFTAFAVGHPQHKEAPVAGNLALDSLRQLNDFKGLDETGKKLLAAPLPQAFRADVQKILTQSRAEALDELALQSAQETGDVIQGLVKVADENKNTDIGEKALYGAFTAAREKRDLQAERELGAKLAQDYPKSQYLSDVLLTLGRHAAEAASFGEAAGWFEQVGQKLGGDFAAVDGWLAGARLRMALGEYKEAARNLEAAAEVSGARKAEVLVLLAETRLKQKDYARAKTAAESALKLDSGSAGAAAVLAQVQAATVPTASADALIATLTKAVQGPNGQTEEAAKGLWYLGEILYRGYKDLPADKVEEKVAALQSLEGIYTQAASLGYPEWAVASLWKLALAYGHIADVVEQTPVPAGMSAAESQQFRAAVKEQVTPLKQRSEEAFKACLSRAESLEVFSAAVLGCRTRSETAALPVPQPAAPTQPAALEELRKKAERTLTAETLEALGLAYLEARQFGMAQLTLGRVTELQDTRASAHSALGWALLNMGDAMGARAAYAKAMDSDPTFDKARLNLAALRCRFGDVDGARRELAVLKDVNTLTGADVDGGWKACK